One genomic window of Polyangiaceae bacterium includes the following:
- a CDS encoding DUF3540 domain-containing protein, producing the protein MNEASLGVEQRVLGWEGRVIAREASSTDVGQARISVAGPDGKVIALRALSCLVEPQPGDDVLVAASPGRHYVLAVLERGSTQPVELVVDQDLVITSKGGGVELRGRNVALEAGETELRTGRFRLTTASAEVFTHALSWLGGLAELDVKKVRTVAEVAESVVDRVSQTFGRVYRKVEDFEHVRAKRIDQRAELMNLRGKNAMLTAEQLVKLDADQVHLG; encoded by the coding sequence ATGAACGAGGCATCACTCGGAGTAGAGCAACGCGTACTGGGCTGGGAAGGCCGAGTCATCGCGCGGGAGGCGTCGAGCACCGACGTTGGGCAGGCGCGCATCAGCGTGGCGGGCCCTGACGGAAAGGTCATCGCCTTGCGGGCGCTGAGCTGCCTCGTCGAGCCGCAGCCAGGTGACGACGTTCTGGTCGCCGCGAGCCCAGGCCGACACTACGTGCTGGCAGTGCTCGAGCGGGGGAGTACTCAGCCGGTGGAGCTGGTAGTGGATCAGGACCTCGTCATCACCTCCAAGGGCGGTGGAGTGGAGCTGCGTGGGCGCAATGTGGCGCTGGAGGCGGGCGAAACCGAGCTTCGGACTGGGCGCTTCAGGCTCACCACCGCGAGCGCGGAAGTCTTCACCCACGCGCTAAGCTGGCTTGGTGGCTTGGCCGAACTCGACGTGAAGAAGGTTCGCACCGTCGCTGAGGTCGCGGAGAGCGTCGTGGATCGGGTGAGTCAGACCTTTGGTCGGGTTTATCGCAAGGTGGAGGACTTCGAGCACGTGCGCGCGAAGCGCATCGACCAGCGCGCCGAGCTGATGAATCTGCGCGGAAAAAACGCGATGCTCACCGCCGAGCAACTCGTCAAGCTGGACGCTGATCAGGTGCACCTGGGCTAG
- a CDS encoding DUF4150 domain-containing protein gives MFANCSMGGQSLASPDTCNTPSASGVTPMAYANTANNATAVPMVPNVIFVGGMAHNLNSAPPMTNGDEAGTATGVASGTVMGPSRNVKGSTKVFIGGGVATRMSDSTMQNSTNSSGATLVPGQTKVLILS, from the coding sequence ATGTTTGCCAACTGTTCGATGGGAGGCCAGTCTCTCGCCAGTCCTGACACCTGCAACACGCCGTCCGCGAGCGGCGTGACGCCCATGGCCTACGCCAACACGGCCAACAATGCCACGGCGGTGCCCATGGTGCCGAACGTGATCTTCGTGGGTGGCATGGCGCACAACCTGAACAGCGCTCCACCGATGACCAACGGTGATGAGGCGGGGACGGCTACCGGCGTCGCGTCGGGAACGGTGATGGGACCGAGCCGCAACGTAAAAGGCTCGACGAAGGTGTTCATTGGAGGCGGCGTCGCCACCCGCATGAGTGACTCGACGATGCAAAACTCCACGAACTCGAGTGGGGCTACCTTGGTGCCGGGTCAGACGAAGGTGCTGATCCTCTCGTGA
- a CDS encoding alpha/beta hydrolase, translating into MSIERFTQADSSEIVYEVQGQGPVVALVHGLGSSRKRWDGQVSVLVSAGFTVARLDLRGFGDSTSGVVSHGMPEFVSDVRAFLERIASARGDSRLHLVGHSLGGMISQLIALELGDRLVSLSLVATTSHNGARATAFAELMTRLGERGFDGVWGDPEQKRSAEPVLAAAFPGLSHPPIEMLRKGLEKPDQSLANAWRACKDFSAKDRLAELCCPVLVTHGTNDPLIPYRAGELIHEAIPGSSFFPEAGAGHSLPSSRAESFNAHLLEHLRAASLG; encoded by the coding sequence GTGAGCATCGAGCGCTTCACCCAGGCGGACAGCAGCGAGATCGTCTACGAGGTCCAAGGGCAGGGGCCCGTCGTCGCGCTCGTGCACGGCCTTGGATCGAGCCGCAAACGCTGGGATGGACAGGTTTCGGTGCTCGTTTCCGCGGGGTTTACCGTGGCGCGCCTGGATCTGCGGGGGTTTGGTGACTCAACGAGTGGCGTCGTCAGCCACGGGATGCCTGAGTTCGTAAGTGACGTGCGTGCATTCCTAGAGCGTATTGCCTCGGCGCGGGGCGACTCGCGCCTGCACCTGGTGGGGCACTCTTTAGGCGGCATGATCAGTCAGCTCATTGCGCTCGAGCTCGGCGACCGTCTCGTGAGCCTCAGCCTGGTGGCGACGACGAGCCACAACGGCGCGCGGGCCACGGCGTTCGCGGAGCTGATGACGCGCCTCGGGGAACGCGGCTTCGATGGCGTGTGGGGCGATCCAGAGCAGAAGCGCTCGGCAGAGCCAGTGCTTGCCGCGGCCTTCCCGGGGCTCTCTCACCCCCCGATCGAAATGCTCAGAAAGGGCCTGGAGAAGCCGGACCAGAGCCTCGCCAACGCTTGGCGGGCCTGCAAAGACTTCAGCGCCAAGGATCGACTGGCGGAGCTTTGCTGCCCAGTACTGGTGACCCACGGTACGAACGACCCGCTGATCCCGTATCGCGCCGGGGAGCTGATCCACGAGGCGATCCCGGGCAGCAGCTTCTTCCCAGAAGCTGGCGCAGGTCACTCCTTGCCAAGTTCCCGCGCGGAATCGTTCAACGCGCACCTCCTGGAGCACTTGCGCGCTGCTTCCCTTGGATAG
- a CDS encoding radical SAM protein — protein sequence MRPRYRDWDLAELRRRAALAVESLQECRVCPRDCRVNRLEDEAKVCSTGRYAKLSTWFPHFGEEDCLRGRHGSGTLFFSFCNLKCVFCQNHDTSQAGHGRVMAPQALAAAMLDLQAKGCHNINFVTPEHVVPQLLEALPIAIERGLTLPLIYNTSSYDSLESLAWLDGLIDIYMPDFKLWSSEASKRYLKAKDYPQVAKRVVLEMQRQVGSLRLYEAAPGLELAQSGVLVRHLVMPGLAEESRAILEFLAHEVAGDTYVNVMAQFRPEYRADEYPEINRQPSYAEVRAARDYARELGLRLDRRAPERHLELLH from the coding sequence ATGCGGCCTCGTTACCGCGACTGGGACCTAGCTGAGCTCCGCCGTCGGGCAGCGCTGGCGGTGGAAAGCCTCCAAGAATGCCGCGTCTGTCCCCGGGATTGCCGCGTGAATCGCCTCGAAGACGAAGCCAAGGTCTGCTCTACCGGCCGCTACGCCAAGCTCAGTACCTGGTTCCCCCACTTCGGGGAGGAAGACTGCCTGCGCGGCCGGCACGGCTCGGGGACGCTCTTCTTCAGCTTCTGCAACCTGAAGTGTGTCTTCTGCCAGAACCACGACACATCTCAAGCAGGGCACGGTCGTGTCATGGCCCCCCAGGCGCTCGCCGCGGCGATGCTCGACCTCCAGGCCAAGGGCTGCCACAACATCAACTTCGTCACCCCGGAGCATGTCGTTCCGCAACTGCTCGAGGCGCTGCCCATCGCCATCGAGCGCGGCCTGACACTGCCGCTGATCTACAACACCTCGAGCTACGATTCCCTCGAGTCCCTCGCCTGGCTCGACGGCTTGATCGACATCTACATGCCGGACTTCAAGCTCTGGAGCAGCGAGGCCAGCAAGCGCTACCTCAAGGCCAAAGACTATCCCCAGGTCGCGAAGCGCGTAGTGCTCGAGATGCAACGCCAGGTCGGGAGCCTGAGACTCTACGAAGCCGCGCCAGGGCTCGAGCTCGCGCAATCCGGGGTCCTGGTGCGCCACCTGGTGATGCCCGGCCTGGCAGAAGAGAGCCGCGCGATCCTGGAGTTTTTGGCCCACGAGGTCGCCGGCGACACCTACGTCAACGTCATGGCCCAATTCCGCCCGGAATATCGCGCCGACGAGTATCCAGAAATCAATCGTCAGCCGAGCTACGCTGAGGTGCGCGCGGCCCGGGACTACGCACGGGAGCTTGGCTTGCGCTTGGACCGGCGAGCGCCGGAACGGCACCTCGAGCTGCTTCACTAG
- a CDS encoding pentapeptide repeat-containing protein — MSTRSPREKLVFDVSIGEPQSGASFAQLDLSGADLKGGTFEKVDFRGANLSDTDLREAVFTNCDLRGVDLSRSNLIHAVWHDCIAPEAKLVGADLREAQFFTSELLGADLREARLRNTNLVRCKLGRLDLSGTTSDTLQILESDTAGINLSGARLVRSLIMDADLTEASLEGTQLMSAVWMKVLLCGRDLSQVGFERVQFGNSDLTETVLRGAEFRGGISFHSAKLDGADLSGVQADVVNCFQASLIGAKLVGMRAREGTFVEADLSSADFSQADLERAVLQDAVCVGTRFNQAKLTYADFSRADVSQADFSGASMFRTRLHGITERDTTWGNRAVALGNDPALRRAETWKPTY, encoded by the coding sequence ATGTCAACGCGTAGCCCCAGAGAGAAGCTGGTCTTCGACGTGTCCATCGGAGAACCTCAGTCTGGCGCGAGCTTCGCCCAGCTGGACCTCTCCGGTGCCGACCTCAAGGGAGGCACGTTCGAGAAGGTCGATTTCCGTGGTGCCAACCTCAGCGATACGGATCTCAGGGAGGCGGTCTTTACGAACTGCGACCTGAGGGGTGTCGACCTCTCTCGATCCAACCTCATCCACGCCGTTTGGCATGACTGCATCGCTCCCGAGGCGAAGCTCGTCGGCGCGGACCTGCGCGAGGCGCAGTTCTTCACCAGCGAGCTGCTTGGGGCGGATCTGCGCGAGGCGCGGCTGCGCAATACCAACCTCGTGCGGTGCAAGCTGGGGAGGCTCGACCTGAGCGGGACGACCAGCGACACACTGCAGATCCTCGAGAGTGATACCGCAGGGATCAACCTCTCGGGCGCCCGCCTGGTGCGGAGCTTGATCATGGACGCGGACCTGACGGAGGCGAGCCTCGAGGGCACTCAGCTGATGAGTGCGGTGTGGATGAAGGTCTTGCTGTGTGGGCGCGACTTGTCTCAGGTTGGTTTTGAACGTGTGCAGTTCGGCAACTCTGACCTCACCGAGACCGTGCTTCGCGGTGCCGAGTTTCGTGGGGGCATCAGCTTCCACTCCGCGAAGCTCGATGGAGCGGATCTATCTGGGGTCCAAGCGGACGTGGTGAACTGCTTTCAGGCGAGCCTGATCGGCGCAAAGCTGGTCGGCATGCGGGCCCGCGAGGGCACGTTCGTGGAGGCGGATCTCTCGAGCGCCGATTTCAGCCAGGCAGACCTGGAGCGAGCCGTGCTGCAGGATGCGGTGTGCGTGGGGACGCGCTTCAACCAAGCCAAGCTCACCTACGCTGACTTCTCGCGCGCCGACGTCAGCCAGGCAGACTTTTCCGGAGCGTCGATGTTTCGCACGCGCCTTCACGGGATCACCGAGCGCGACACGACCTGGGGCAATCGGGCGGTCGCCCTTGGCAACGACCCGGCGCTACGCCGAGCGGAGACTTGGAAGCCCACCTACTGA